From a region of the Asterias amurensis chromosome 2, ASM3211899v1 genome:
- the LOC139934005 gene encoding monocarboxylate transporter 12-like, producing MASQRRPVHHQDEDPWGWVVVGATFVAFFITYGNLKALGILLLAMQNDFSSDVWIIGWMSVLYNSISLFSGPFVASIDRLVSSRRSVVIVGGVMGSAGFIIGSQSTTVLQLALSIAILSGLGKSLSFFPFFGTLASYFSENYSVAIAIASSSLPISMIVYGPLTQMLLDTYGWRGTMMILGGITSHILVCAALLKAPAVASPTDTEQYQKVPDDAAEGDDISTEGDNIPTSKSHQGKCLTIKGNIQRLLTSMDFKLLANKRFIYLTAAMSCVHFCFSGWVVYMVSHGVFQGLSSHQASLLPTSFGIGYFLGKFLSPLFDRTRFKLPTISWVCFGCFLMFASFLTEAFMTLFPVQMIITGLIGVGQGIVTQSNDVLVRFLTSVDRLVALVCWQASIGGISAMGSGLLSGLIYEWTGSFQVALIMYSGIMLISVPLFIIYGKTTKREQNQC from the exons ATGGCATCTCAACGAAGACCAGTTCATCACCAGGACGAGGACCCTTGGGGTTGGGTCGTTGTCGGCGCAACATTTGTCGCCTTTTTCATCACATACGGAAATCTAAAGGCTCTGGGTATCCTCCTCCTAGCCATGCAGAATGACTTCAGTAGTGACGTGTGGATAATTGGTTGGATGTCCGTTCTGTATAACTCGATAAGTCTCTTCTCTG GTCCTTTTGTTGCCAGCATTGATCGTCTCGTTAGCAGCAGACGCAGCGTTGTTATCGTCGGTGGAGTAATGGGGTCCGCTGGATTCATCATCGGCTCGCAGTCGACTACAGTGTTACAGTTAGCACTTTCTATTGCCATTCTATCAG gtcTGGGTAAATCTTTgagttttttccccttctttggTACTCTGGCGTCCTATTTCAGTGAGAACTATTCCGTTGCTATTGCAATAGCATCATCAAGCTTACCAATCTCAATGATCGTGTATGGTCCCTTGACTCAGATGCTTCTGGATACATACGGCTGGCGTGGAACCATGATGATCTTGGGTGGTATAACTTCCCACATCTTAGTGTGTGCTGCATTGCTAAAAGCTCCTGCAGTAGCATCGCCAACAGATACAGAGCAGTACCAAAAGGTACCAGACGATGCAGCGGAGGGGGACGACATTTCAACGGAGGGTGACAACATTCCCACTTCCAAATCTCACCAGGGAAAGTGTTTGACGATTAAGGGGAACATCCAGCGTCTCTTAACATCTATGGACTTTAAATTACTGGCAAACAAACGATTCATATATCTCACTGCAGCAATGAGTTGCGTTCATTTCTGCTTCAGTGGGTGGGTAGTATACATGGTGTCACACGGTGTATTCCAGGGGCTGAGCAGTCACCAAGCTTCACTGTTACCAACATCATTCGGGATTGGATACTTCCTCGGCAAGTTCTTGTCTCCTCTGTTTGATCGCACCCGATTCAAGCTTCCTACCATcagctgggtttgttttggctGCTTCCTCATGTTTGCCTCATTCCTCACCGAAGCTTTCATGACACTGTTCCCTGTGCAGATGATCATTACGGGGTTAATAGGAGTGGGACAAGGTATTGTAACGCAGTCAAATGACGTCCTAGTGCGGTTTCTGACTTCCGTTGACCGACTCGTTGCTTTGGTGTGCTGGCAGGCTTCTATAGGTGGAATTTCTGCGATGGGAAGTGGATTGCTATCAG GGTTGATTTACGAATGGACAGGAAGTTTTCAAGTGGCTCTCATTATGTACAGTGGCATCATGCTGATTTCGGTTCCGTTGTTTATCATATATGGTAAAACAACGAAACGAGAACAAAACCAATGTTAG
- the LOC139949540 gene encoding monocarboxylate transporter 12-like, translating into MASQRRPVHHQDRDPWGWVVVGATFVVLLISYGNLKALGVLLLAIRNDFNSDVWIIGWMAVLYNSMSLLSGPFVASIDRLVSSRRSVVIVGGVLGSAGFIIGSQSTTVLQLALSIVILSGLGKALSFFSFFGVLASYFSENYSVAVAISASSIPISMIVYGPLTQILLDTYGWRGTMLIMGGITSHILVCGELLIAPAVASPTDKEQYQKVPDDAADGDDISTEGDNSNSAESHRGTSLTIKRNIQRFFTSMDFEILADKRFIFLTASMICVDFCFNGWVVYMVSHGIFQGLSSNQASLLPTTFGIGYILGKFMAPLTDRTRCKLPTISWVYLGCVLMFASYLTEAFMTLFPVQMIVTCFIGMGHGVVSQSRDVIVRFLTSVDRLVAVLCWQSLIGGLCAMGSGLLTGLIYEWTGSFQAALIMYSGIMLISVILFFVYDKITKREQDLC; encoded by the exons ATGGCTTCTCAACGAAGACCAGTTCACCACCAGGACAGGGATCCTTGGGGTTGGGTCGTTGTGGGCGCAACATTTGTCGTCTTATTAATCTCGTACGGAAATCTGAAGGCTCTGGGTGTCCTCCTCCTAGCCATACGGAATGACTTCAATAGTGACGTGTGGATAATTGGTTGGATGGCCGTTCTGTATAACTCAATGAGTCTCCTTTCCG GTCCTTTTGTTGCAAGCATTGACCGTCTCGTTAGCAGCAGACGCAGCGTTGTTATCGTCGGTGGAGTACTGGGGTCGGCTGGCTTCATCATCGGCTCGCAGTCGACTACAGTGTTACAGCTAGCTCTTTCTATTGTCATTCTATCTg GTCTTGGTAAAGCTTTGAGTTTTTTCTCCTTCTTTGGTGTTCTGGCGTCCTACTTCAGTGAGAACTATTCTGTAGCTGTTGCAATATCAGCATCAAGTATACCAATATCGATGATCGTGTATGGTCCCCTGACACAGATACTTCTGGATACATACGGCTGGCGTGGAACCATGCTGATAATGGGTGGTATTACTTCCCACATCTTAGTATGCGGTGAATTGCTTATAGCTCCTGCAGTAGCATCACCAACAGATAAAGAACAGTACCAAAAGGTACCAGACGATGCAGCGGACGGAGACGACATTTCAACGGAGGGAGACAACAGTAATTCTGCCGAATCTCACCGGGGAACGTCTTTGACGATAAAAAGGAACATTCAGCGTTTCTTTACATCTATGGACTTTGAAATACTTGCAGACAAAAGATTCATATTTCTGACTGCGTCAATGATTTGCGTTGATTTCTGTTTCAATGGATGGGTGGTGTACATGGTGTCACACGGTATATTCCAGGGGCTGAGCAGTAACCAAGCTTCGCTGTTACCAACAACCTTTGGGATTGGATACATCCTCGGCAAGTTCATGGCTCCTCTTACGGATCGCACCCGATGCAAGCTTCCTACCATCAGCTGGGTTTATCTTGGCTGCGTCCTCATGTTTGCCTCATATCTCACCGAAGCTTTCATGACACTTTTCCCTGTGCAGATGATCGTCACATGTTTCATTGGAATGGGGCATGGTGTTGTATCacagtcacgtgacgtcattgtACGGTTTTTGACGTCCGTTGATCGGCTCGTAGCTGTGCTGTGCTGGCAGTCGCTTATAGGTGGATTATGTGCGATGGGAAGTGGATTGCTAACAG ggTTGATTTACGAATGGACAGGAAGTTTTCAAGCGGCTCTCATTATGTACAGTGGCATCATGCTGATTTCCGTCATACTGTTCTTCGTATATGATAAAATAACGAAACGAGAACAAGACCTATGTTAG